One window of the Alligator mississippiensis isolate rAllMis1 chromosome 5, rAllMis1, whole genome shotgun sequence genome contains the following:
- the CPT2 gene encoding carnitine O-palmitoyltransferase 2, mitochondrial isoform X3 produces MISLNLLLRGSVADLSLTDWALLGPWFDMYLRARESVVLNFNPFMAFNPDPKAEYNDQLTRATNMTVSALRFLKTLRAGYLEPEVFHLNPAKSDTEMFKKLIRFVPSSLSWYGAYMVNAYPLDMSQYFRLFNSTRLPKFNRDELFTDEKAKHLLVLRNGNFYVFNVIDGDGNIVKPSEIQAHLKYILSDSSAAPAFPLSYLTSENRDVWAGLRQKLLDNGNEEALHKVDSALFCLCLDDFPIKDLEHLSHVMLHGDGTNRWYDKSFNLIITKDGTSAIHFEHSWGDGVAVVRFQNEVFKDSTQAPAVSPQSQPAAVDSSQAVQKLDFNLNDALKTGIAKAKEQFDAAVKSLTLDSIQFEKGGKELLKQKKVSPDAVAQLSFQMAFLRQNGQTVATYESCSTAAFKHGRTETIRPASIYTKKCSDAFLREPSKYSIEDLQRMIMECSKYHSQLTKEAAMGQGFDRHLFSLSYLAMSKGMPLPDFYQDQAYVQLNHNILSTSTLTSPAVQFGGFAPVVPNGFGVGYAVHDNWVGCNVSAYPARNVKEFLQCVRQSLEDIFCVLEGKHISK; encoded by the exons ATGATCAGTCTTAACCTGCTGTTGAGAGGAAGTGTGGCAGACTTATCACTGACTGATTGGGCATTATTAG gtcccTGGTTTGATATGTATCTAAGGGCACGTGAGTCTGTAGTTTTGAATTTTAATCCATTTATGGCTTTCAATCCTGACCCCAAAGCTGAATATAATGACCAGCTGACACGAGCAACTAACATGACTGTTTCTGCCCTCCGTTTCTTGAAGACCCTCAGAGCTGGCTACCTAGAGCCAGAGGTTTTTCACCTTAATCCAGCCAAAAGTGACACAGAGATGTTTAAAAAGCTCATTCGATTTGTGCCATCGTCCCTTTCCTGGTATGGTGCCTACATGGTCAATGCTTATCCCCTAGATATGTCTCAGTATTTCAGGCTTTTCAATTCCACACGGCTGCCGAAGTTCAATAGAGATGAGCTTTTCACAGATGAAAAGGCAAAACACTTACTTGTGCTCAGAAATGGGAATTTTTATGTTTTCAATGTCATTGACGGAGATGGGAACATTGTGAAACCTTCAGAAATCCAAGCACACCTAAAATACATTCTTTCTGatagcagtgcagccccagccttccctctTAGTTATCTAACCAGTGAAAACAGAGACGTGTGGGCAGGACTGAGGCAGAAGCTACTTGATAATGGCAATGAAGAAGCCCTTCACAAAGTGGACTCTGCTCTCTTCTGTCTGTGTCTGGATGATTTCCCCATTAAAGACCTTGAACACTTGTCCCATGTCATGCTGCATGGAGATGGTACTAATCGCTGGTATGACAAATCCTTCAACCTTATTATAACCAAAGATGGCACTTCAGCCATTCATTTTGAGCACTCTTGGGGAGATGGGGTGGCTGTGGTGAGATTCCAGAACGAGGTGTTTAAAGACAGCACCCAGGCACCCGCTGTTAGTCCACAGTCTCAACCTGCTGCTGTTGACTCTTCCCAAGCTGTGCAGAAACTTGATTTTAACCTGAATGATGCCTTAAAAACAGGAATTGCCAAAGCCAAAGAACAGTTTGATGCTGCTGTGAAAAGCCTGACTCTTGACAGTATTCAGTTTGAGAAAGGAGGCAAGGAGCTTTTAAAGCAGAAGAAGGTAAGTCCTGATGCTGTGGCTCAGCTCTCCTTCCAGATGGCTTTCCTCCGGCAGAATGGCCAGACGGTCGCCACATACGAGTCTTGTAGCACTGCAGCTTTCAAACATGGTCGCACGGAGACCATCCGTCCTGCCTCCATCTACACAAAGAAGTGTTCAGATGCTTTCCTCAGGGAACCTTCCAAATACAGCATAGAAGATCTTCAACGGATGATCATGGAGTGCTCCAAGTACCACAGCCAGTTGACAAAAGAAGCTGCTATGG GTCAAGGATTTGACCGGCACCTGTTTAGCTTGAGCTATTTGGCAATGTCCAAAGGTATGCCATTGCCTGACTTCTACCAGGACCAAGCTTATGTTCAGCTGAACCACAACATTCTCTCTACAAGCACTttgaccagccctgctgtgcagttTGGAGGATTTGCGCCCGTGGTGCCTAATGGCTTTGGTGTAGGATATGCAGTACATGATAACTGGGTTGGTTGCAATGTTTCTGCTTACCCAGCCAGGAATGTGAAAGAATTCCTCCAGTGTGTGCGTCAGTCACTAGAGGATATTTTCTGTGTTTTGGAAGGCAAGCATATCAGTAAATAG
- the CPT2 gene encoding carnitine O-palmitoyltransferase 2, mitochondrial isoform X2 — METERMKRGKEKRKQVVFRMISLNLLLRGSVADLSLTDWALLGPWFDMYLRARESVVLNFNPFMAFNPDPKAEYNDQLTRATNMTVSALRFLKTLRAGYLEPEVFHLNPAKSDTEMFKKLIRFVPSSLSWYGAYMVNAYPLDMSQYFRLFNSTRLPKFNRDELFTDEKAKHLLVLRNGNFYVFNVIDGDGNIVKPSEIQAHLKYILSDSSAAPAFPLSYLTSENRDVWAGLRQKLLDNGNEEALHKVDSALFCLCLDDFPIKDLEHLSHVMLHGDGTNRWYDKSFNLIITKDGTSAIHFEHSWGDGVAVVRFQNEVFKDSTQAPAVSPQSQPAAVDSSQAVQKLDFNLNDALKTGIAKAKEQFDAAVKSLTLDSIQFEKGGKELLKQKKVSPDAVAQLSFQMAFLRQNGQTVATYESCSTAAFKHGRTETIRPASIYTKKCSDAFLREPSKYSIEDLQRMIMECSKYHSQLTKEAAMGQGFDRHLFSLSYLAMSKGMPLPDFYQDQAYVQLNHNILSTSTLTSPAVQFGGFAPVVPNGFGVGYAVHDNWVGCNVSAYPARNVKEFLQCVRQSLEDIFCVLEGKHISK, encoded by the exons ATGGAGACAGAGAGAatgaagagagggaaagaaaagagaaagcaggTAGTGTTTAG GATGATCAGTCTTAACCTGCTGTTGAGAGGAAGTGTGGCAGACTTATCACTGACTGATTGGGCATTATTAG gtcccTGGTTTGATATGTATCTAAGGGCACGTGAGTCTGTAGTTTTGAATTTTAATCCATTTATGGCTTTCAATCCTGACCCCAAAGCTGAATATAATGACCAGCTGACACGAGCAACTAACATGACTGTTTCTGCCCTCCGTTTCTTGAAGACCCTCAGAGCTGGCTACCTAGAGCCAGAGGTTTTTCACCTTAATCCAGCCAAAAGTGACACAGAGATGTTTAAAAAGCTCATTCGATTTGTGCCATCGTCCCTTTCCTGGTATGGTGCCTACATGGTCAATGCTTATCCCCTAGATATGTCTCAGTATTTCAGGCTTTTCAATTCCACACGGCTGCCGAAGTTCAATAGAGATGAGCTTTTCACAGATGAAAAGGCAAAACACTTACTTGTGCTCAGAAATGGGAATTTTTATGTTTTCAATGTCATTGACGGAGATGGGAACATTGTGAAACCTTCAGAAATCCAAGCACACCTAAAATACATTCTTTCTGatagcagtgcagccccagccttccctctTAGTTATCTAACCAGTGAAAACAGAGACGTGTGGGCAGGACTGAGGCAGAAGCTACTTGATAATGGCAATGAAGAAGCCCTTCACAAAGTGGACTCTGCTCTCTTCTGTCTGTGTCTGGATGATTTCCCCATTAAAGACCTTGAACACTTGTCCCATGTCATGCTGCATGGAGATGGTACTAATCGCTGGTATGACAAATCCTTCAACCTTATTATAACCAAAGATGGCACTTCAGCCATTCATTTTGAGCACTCTTGGGGAGATGGGGTGGCTGTGGTGAGATTCCAGAACGAGGTGTTTAAAGACAGCACCCAGGCACCCGCTGTTAGTCCACAGTCTCAACCTGCTGCTGTTGACTCTTCCCAAGCTGTGCAGAAACTTGATTTTAACCTGAATGATGCCTTAAAAACAGGAATTGCCAAAGCCAAAGAACAGTTTGATGCTGCTGTGAAAAGCCTGACTCTTGACAGTATTCAGTTTGAGAAAGGAGGCAAGGAGCTTTTAAAGCAGAAGAAGGTAAGTCCTGATGCTGTGGCTCAGCTCTCCTTCCAGATGGCTTTCCTCCGGCAGAATGGCCAGACGGTCGCCACATACGAGTCTTGTAGCACTGCAGCTTTCAAACATGGTCGCACGGAGACCATCCGTCCTGCCTCCATCTACACAAAGAAGTGTTCAGATGCTTTCCTCAGGGAACCTTCCAAATACAGCATAGAAGATCTTCAACGGATGATCATGGAGTGCTCCAAGTACCACAGCCAGTTGACAAAAGAAGCTGCTATGG GTCAAGGATTTGACCGGCACCTGTTTAGCTTGAGCTATTTGGCAATGTCCAAAGGTATGCCATTGCCTGACTTCTACCAGGACCAAGCTTATGTTCAGCTGAACCACAACATTCTCTCTACAAGCACTttgaccagccctgctgtgcagttTGGAGGATTTGCGCCCGTGGTGCCTAATGGCTTTGGTGTAGGATATGCAGTACATGATAACTGGGTTGGTTGCAATGTTTCTGCTTACCCAGCCAGGAATGTGAAAGAATTCCTCCAGTGTGTGCGTCAGTCACTAGAGGATATTTTCTGTGTTTTGGAAGGCAAGCATATCAGTAAATAG